In the genome of Flavobacteriaceae bacterium YJPT1-3, the window GGATTATTATTCCAGCGGGCAGTTGAAATCGGAGGGCTGGATGCAAGATGAGCTGAAGCAGGATTACTGGATATTCTACCACTCCAACGGCCATAAAAGTGCTCAAGGTAGCTATGATCAGGGCGAGAAATCGGGCTATTGGTTCTTTTACAATGAACACGAAAAATTAATTAAGGAAGGTCATTATCAAAAGGATCAAGAAGAGGGTTGGTGGACTTTTTACGATCTTGCAGCGCAGAAAGAATCTCGTTGTCAGTGCAGGGACAATCTAAAACACGGGTACTGCCTCATTTATGAAAAAGGACGTTTGAAACGAGTCGATCACTACCATAAAGGACAAAAAATACGTACCTGGAGCACGCTTTCTGCTTTCCGGAAGGATAATCCTGAAGTGAAATTCCGATGACCCCCCAAATCAAAGTGATCATTCCGGCTTTTAACGAACAAGACAGTATTGGTCTCGTCATACAAGCCATACCTTCTTATGTGGAGGAGATCGTCGTGGTGAGTAATGCCTCCACTGATCGTACCGATACTGTAGCTCAGGACCACGGAGCCACGGTGCTCCAGGAGCCCAAACCCGGTTACGGATACGCCTGCCTCAAGGGATTGGACTATTTGGCCCAATTAGAAATCAAACCTGACCTGGTGGTATTTCTGGATGGCGACTACAGCGATTATCCGGAGGAAATGGATTTATTGATCCAACCCATCGTGAAGCAGCAGGCCGATTTTGTAGTGGGTGCACGGGTGTCTCGCTTTCGCGAAAGCGGAAGCATGACGATTCCACAACGATTTGGTAACTGGCTGGCCACTACGCTGATGCGCTGGATGTTCAACGCGCGCTTTACGGATCTGGGGCCCTTTCGAGCCATCAAGTACGATACGTTGCTTGCACTGAACATGGAAGACAAAACCTACGGATGGACCGTGGAAATGCAACTGAAAGTGCTGAAAAAAGGCATTCCTTATACGGAAGTCCCCGTGCACTACCGCAATCGAATAGGCGTGTCCAAAGTTTCTGGAACTCTTAAAGGTGCTATCTTTGCAGGCGTAAAAATTTTAGGCTGGATTTTTAAATACAGTGTGAAAAAATGATACTCGAAACGGTAATCTTAGTGGTCTACTCCCTCGCATTGATCGGGATTTTTGCCTACAGTTTGGCCCAGGCCAATCTACTGCTGAATTACCTGCGCCACAAACGGAAAGCCGAACAGGAAGCACTTATTCTCAATTGCGCTGACCCCACTCAGGTCCCTGCAGTAACCATTCAATTGCCGGTCTACAATGAGCTCTACGTGATGGAACGGCTCTTGGATAATATTGCCAAGATCACATATCCCAAAGACAAGCTCGAAATACAGGTCTTGGACGACTCCACCGATGAATCGTTGCAACAAACGGCATTACAAATCAGGCGCTTACAACAAAGCGGCCTAAATATTAAACACCTGACCCGAACCGATCGTAACGGATTTAAAGCTGGTGCTCTTAAAGAAGGCTTAAAGACCGCCAGCGGTGAATTCATCGCCATTTTTGACGCCGATTTTATGCCTCAACCGGATTGGCTCTTGCGTACCGTACCCTATTTTCGGGATCCTGAAATTGGTGTAGTACAGACCCGCTGGGGACATTTAAATAAAGACTATTCCCTATTGACGCGGGTACAGGCTTTTGCCCTGGATGCGCATTTCACCCTAGAACAAGTCGGGCGCAACAGTGAAGGGCATTTTATCAATTTTAATGGAACCGCGGGAATCTGGAGAAAAAGCTGCATACTGGACGCCGGCAACTGGCAGGGAGATACCTTGACCGAAGACTTAGACCTGAGTTATCGAGCTCAATTGAAACAATGGAAATTCAAGTATCTGGAAGATGTAGAGACTCCTGCAGAATTGCCCGTTGTCATTAGTGCTGCTAAATCACAGCAATTTCGATGGAACAAAGGGGGCGCTGAAAACTTCCAGAAAATGCGTAGCCGATTACTAAATAGTCCTCTTGTTTCCCCGAAAACAAAGATTCATGGCCTTCTGCATCTACTCAACAGTACCATGTTTCTCAATGTACTGATCGTAGCCATTCTGAGTATCCCGATCCTTTATATCAAAAATGAGTATGACCATTTGAAACTTTATTTCTTTGTGATGAGTTTCTTTGTGCTCAGCACCTTGATCTTTTTTATTTGCTATTGGTTCACGTTCAAGTCGATCTATGGAGGTGGTATCAAGCAATTTTTGCGTTATACCGCTATGTTTTTTACGTTCTTCAGTATAGCTATGGGCTTCTCGCTTCATAATTCGATTGCAGTTTTGGAAGGACATCTAGGCAAAAAAAGTGAGTTCATCCGAACGCCTAAGTTCAATATTCAAAACCTAAAAGATCCCTGGAAAGGCAACAAATACCTTAAGAAAAAACTATCCTTTCCCATTTTACTGGAAGGCGTGCTGATGCTCTATTTTGCTTTCGGGATGTACAGTGCATTCGTGGTGGGTGATCAAGGGGGTGACTTCGGACTGTTCCCTTTTCATCTGATGCTCTTCTTAGGCTTTGGGTTCGTCTTTTTTAATTCTATCAAAACTCAGGCTTAAACACGCCTTGTAGTGAATTAGCTTACTTTGTCGTCCCTTAGACCATTTCGTTGAGCATTACGATCATGCGTTTAAATGACTCGGTGTTAACCTTTCTGGCTCTATAGCATTAATTTTCAAAGTTATCATTAATTAATTTAAGTTTTCGGCTTTCGCTCTATGAAGAAAAAGGATTTCACCCCTTGACTTTCAGCAATTTAAGCCTTAGCTTAGAGCAACCATTCTAAATAATTCGTCATGCTTAAAAATTACTTGAGCCTGATCCTTCTTTTTTTCGTAGGAGTAATTCAGGCAAACAACATTCAAATCAGCAACATTACCCTTGAAAATCCCAATACCACTGAAGGTTGGGTTCAAGTGGAGTTCGACCTCAGTTGGGAAAATTCCTGGCGCCTCAGCGCAGGACCGTCCAACTATGACGCCGCCTGGGTATTTATAAAATATAGGGTAAATAGCGGGGATTGGGCGCATGCCCAGTTGGCGACCACCGATTTTGTTGCTGCAGCCGGCAGTACCATAGACATCACCTCAGATGGGGTGGGCGCTTTCATCTATCGTGATAGTGACGGCAGCGGATTTCTGAATTTACCGGACCTCCGCTTACGCTGGAACTACGGCAGTATTGATCCCAATGACGTCATCGACATTCAGGTGTTTGCTATCGAAATGGTTTACGTGCCTGAGGGACAATTCTCCGTGGGTGGAACAACCGGAGATGAAGTCAATAAATTTTTTGAGGGAGGTAATTCCACCCAATCCTTTACCATCACCTCAGAGAATGCATTGGCTGTAGCCAATAGTGCAGGAAGTTTGTACTATGCAGCTGACAATTTAAATGCAGGAGACCAGACGGGACCCATTCCGGCTGCCTTTCCAAAAGGTTTTGCAGCCTTTTACTCCATGAAGTATGAGATTACCCAGGGTCAATGGGTGGATTTCTTTAATACCTTAACTCCTAGTCAAAAAGCGGCCCTTGACGTCACCGGAGCAAATGGAAAGAACTCAGATGATGAAGTGGCCCGAAATACCATCTCCTGGGCAGATGGCAACACCAGTGCCTCTACGTCTACACCGGATGTTGCATTGAATTTTTATAGAGCATCTTGGCACCTGTCTTATCTTGATTGGGCAGGCCTTAGACCACTTACTGAACTGGAGTTTGAAAAATCATGTAGAGGACCTATTGCCCCCAAACCCGGAGAATTCGCTTGGGGTAATGCCAATGTGGCCAATGCCGCTTACACTTACATTAACTTAGGCGGTGCCAATGAACTGATTTCTAATCCCCAACAGGGTGTCGGCAATATGATCTATTCAGCTACCAATGGAACACCGTCTGGGCCGAAACGCGTAGGGATTGTCGCCGCTAGTGCACAATCAAAAAATAGGGAGGAATCTGGAGGCAGCTACTATGGTATCATGGAACTTAGTGGTAATGTCTACGAACGGGTAGTGACCGTGGGGCTTCCAGAAGGAAGAGTATTTAATGGATTACATGGAGACGGCGTACTTGATAACTCAGGAGCCTACAATACGGCAAATTGGCCATTAGAAGATGGTACAGGTATAGGCTATCGTGGAGCTTCTGCCTCTAATGGTGCAAACTTTACCCGAGTTTCCGACCGGTTTGATGGAGCCTCTGTCATCTCAAATGGTAATGGCCGACTGGGAGGTCGTGGGGGTCGAACGGCAGAGTAAGTCTATGAAGAGTTTCAAACACACCTTTTTTGCTGTCCTACTACTGGTTCCCGCTTTCGCGAAAGCGCAGTTCGAGGGAGGCCCGGAAGATGGTAGTTCGAAGGCCAACCTTATTGGGAGTCAGTTGGATGGAGACATTGCTTCCTTTGCAGTGCTCTATCAAGGCAGTTCGGGAGACGGATTTGACAGTCAATATGTACAGACCGCCTTAGGTAGCTCCCCCTTTTCTTCACTCTACACGGGAGGTGTTGCTGACGGATTTAGTGTCAGTTCAAGTGCAGCGGCCCTAGGCGGTAGCACGTTAAACGGACTCTACTCAGGAGGAAATGGAGACGGACATGATAAGAAGGCCATTCAGGTCTTTATAGCCGGCCAATTGGCGACTTATTTCGGTGGTGGCGAGGGCGATGGAGCTTCTACGTTCGTTGCTTCAGACTTTTTGATTACTGGTATGATGACCATGCTGTATGAAGGTGGTCTTGGTGATGGGCACGCTGCTGAACTCTCTGCTGAGAATTTTCTATCCGGTCTAATGCTAACGCTGTATCAGGGAGGTATTGGGGATGGATCGGCAAGTTGGTCATCAGAAACCGCCTTGACTCTGGATGTGGCCGAAGCGCTGATTCAATTGGATTTGGTACTGTATCCCAATCCGGCGAGTGATTTAGTGCTTGTGGAGGTTCCAAACAACGAACCTATTATCGAATTGCGTCTTTATGACGCGGTTGGCCGAGAAGTTCCTATAAAGATAGACGACAATAATATTATCAAAGTAAGTTCATTGGCTGACGGCCTTTATTTAGTGCATATGACCACAGCTCAAGGACGGGTGGTCAAAAAGCTTTTGGTAAAAAAGTAAAGGATCAATTATACCAATGGTAATGCCCATAAAAAAACCCTTTATCGTTTGATCGATAAAGGGTTTTTAGATAAAAAGGCAGTGACCTACTCTCCCACAAAAATGCAGTACCATCGGCGCTGGCGGGCTTAACTTCCCTGTTCGGAATGGTAAGGGGTGGACCCCGCCGCAATAACCACCTGAGTGTTTATCTCTATCTTTCAAGAGACGGCCGCTTTACCGGCCAATATCGTGACATACTGTAAACTAAAAGAATACTTCTGGTATTCTAGCTCCTCAACAGAACCATTAGAATAAGAATCATTCGATTTTTATCAAATTGTGTTATAGAAAAAGCTGACTCTCTTCCCTTACTCCTGATGGAGACAAGGGAAGAGTATCGCGCAAGCCTATGGGCTATTAGTACCGCTCGGCTCCATACATTGCTGCACTTCCACCTACGGCCTATCAACGTGGTCGTCTCCCACGGCCCTTTAAAGAGATCTCATCTTGCGGTGGGTTTCGCGCTTATATGCTTTCAGCGCTTATCCCGTCCCGACATAGCTACCCGGCAATGCTCCTGGCGGAACAACCGGTACACCAGCGGTCAGTCCGACCCGGTCCTCTCGTACTAGGGTCAGCTCCGCGCAAATCTCTAACGCCCACTGTAGATAGAGACCGAACTGTCTCACGACGTTCTGAACCCAGCTCGCGTGCCACTTTAATGGGCGAACAGCCCAACCCTTGGGACCTTCTCCAGCCCCAGGATGTGACGAGCCGACATCGAGGTGCCAAACCCCCCCGTCGATATGAGCTCTTGGGGGAGATCAGCCTGTTATCCCCGGAGTACCTTTTATCCTTTGAGCGATGGCCCTTCCATGCGGAACCACCGGATCACTATGCTCTACTTTCGTACCTGATCGACCTGTATGTCTCTCAGTCAAGCTCCCTTGTGCCATTACACTCTACACACGATTGCCAACCGTATTGAGGGAACCTTTAGAAGCCTCCGTTACTCTTTTGGAGGCGACCACCCCAGTCAAACTACCCACCACGCACTGTCTTCCAGTTAAACGGAATTAGGGCCTAGACAAGTAAAGGGTGGTATTTCAACAATGACTCCACGATACCTGGCGATACCGCTTCAAAGTCTCCCACCTATCCTACACATCACTTGCCCAGAACCAATACGAAGCTATAGTAAAGGTTCACGGGGTCTTTTCGTCCCACAGCGGGTAACCGGCATCTTCACCGATACTACAATTTCACCGAGCTCATGGCCGAGACAGTGTCCAGATCGTTGCACCATTCGTGCAGGTCGGAACTTACCCGACAAGGAATTTCGCTACCTTAGGACCGTTATAGTTACGGCCGCCGTTTACCGGGGCTTCGTTTTATTGCTTCTCCGAAGATGACAACTCCACTTAACCTTCCGGCACCGGGCAGGTGTCAGGCCATATACATCATATTTCTATTTAGCATAGCCCTGTGTTTTTGATAAACAGTCGCCTGGACCTCTTCACTGCGGCCCTCCTAATGGAGGGCGACCCTTCTCCCGAAGTTACGGGCCCATTTTGCCTAGTTCCTTAGCCATGAATCTCTCGAGCACCTTAGAATTCTCATCCCAACCACCTGTGTCGGTTTACGGTACAGGCTGCCTGGCTCGCTTTTCTTGGAAGTCGATACAATGCATTATCACCGCGGCCGTAGCCTTGGTGTACTATCAGGGCATTACTGCTCCCTTCAACGCACAATTCCGTCTGTGCGCAGCATCTTCTCGCCTCCGTCACTTTTAGCGCCGGCAGGTACAGGAATATTAACCTGTTGTCCATCCACTACCCCCTTCGGGTTCGCGTTAGGTCCTGACTAACCCCCAGCTGATTAGCATAGCTGGGGAAACCTTGGTCTTTCGGTGTGCGGGTTTCTCGCCCGCATTATCGTTACTTATGCCTACATTTTCTTTTCCAATACCTCCAGAAAACCTCACAGCTCTCCTTCAACGAAATTGGAATGCTCCCCTACCACTTATCACCCAATGGCAATAAATCCATAGCTTCGGTAGTGTGTTTATGCCCGATTATTATCCATGCCAGACCGCTCGACCAGTGAGCTGTTACGCACTCTTTAAATGAATGGCTGCTTCCAAGCCAACATCCTGGCTGTCTATGCAGTCTGACCTCGTTTATTCAACTTAACACACATTTGGGGACCTTAGCTGATGGTCCGGGTTGTTTCCCTCTTGGACATGGACCTTAGCACCCATGCCCTCACTGCACACAATCATTTTATAGCATTCGGAGTTTGTCGGGAATTGGTAGGCGGTGAAGCCCCCGCATCCAATCAGTAGCTCTACCTCTATAAAACTATGTATACGCTGCACCTAAATGCATTTCGGGGAGTACGAGCTATTTCCGAGTTTGATTGGCCTTTCACCCCTACCCTCAGGTCATCCCAAGACTTTTCAACGTCAACGGGTTCGGTCCTCCACTATGTGTTACCACAGCTTCAACCTGCCCAAGGGTAGATCACACGGTTTCGCGTCTACTCAACCCAACTAAAGCGCCCTGTTCAGACTCGCTTTCGCTACGGCTCCGGCACTGAATGCCTTAACCTCGCTGGATAAAGTAACTCGTAGGCTCATTATGCAAAAGGCACGCCGTCACCCCGAAGAATCGGGGCTCCGACCGCTTGTAAGCGTATGGTTTCAGGTTCTATTTCACTCCCCTGTTCGGGGTTCTTTTCACCTTTCCCTCACGGTACTGGTTCACTATCGGTCTCTCAGGAGTATTTAGCCTTGGCGGATGGTCCCGCCAGTTTCATACAGGGTTTCACGTGCCCCGCACTACTCAGGATACCACTATCAATAACATTAACTTACCTATACCGGGCTATCACCGTCTATGGCCGCTCTTTCCAAAGCGCTCTAGTTAATAATGCATCAAATGTCGTGGTCCTACAACCCCAATCAGTCCGTAAACTAATTGGTTTGGGCTCCTACGGTTTCGCTCGCCGCTACTCCCGTAATCACTATTGTTTTCTCCTCCTCCGGGTACTTAGATGTTTCAGTTCTCCGGGTTTGCCTTCCTTGCGGAATTACATGTCTTCAACATGCAGGGTTGCCCCATTCGGATATCTGCGGATCTATGAGTATGTGCCTCTCCCCGCAGCTTTTCGCAGCTTGTCACGTCCTTCATCGCCTCTGAGAGCCTAGGCATCCCCCATACGCTCTTGTATAGCTTGTCGCCTTTGCTTTCTTATAACTTAAATGAAAAAAAATTAAAAATAATTCTATTCTACAGTTTCTATTAATTTGCTCGAATCCTTCGAAATAAATCACAACCCTACCCCTTAATTAAAAAAAGTAAAACCGTGAAGTATCTCTCGTATTCTTTTGTGTTTACAATATGTCAATGAACGTTACCAAAATGTAAGCTTTCGGAGTGCTACCTTACGGTAGCCAACCTCAAA includes:
- a CDS encoding glycosyltransferase family 2 protein; translation: MTPQIKVIIPAFNEQDSIGLVIQAIPSYVEEIVVVSNASTDRTDTVAQDHGATVLQEPKPGYGYACLKGLDYLAQLEIKPDLVVFLDGDYSDYPEEMDLLIQPIVKQQADFVVGARVSRFRESGSMTIPQRFGNWLATTLMRWMFNARFTDLGPFRAIKYDTLLALNMEDKTYGWTVEMQLKVLKKGIPYTEVPVHYRNRIGVSKVSGTLKGAIFAGVKILGWIFKYSVKK
- a CDS encoding glycosyltransferase family 2 protein, which codes for MILETVILVVYSLALIGIFAYSLAQANLLLNYLRHKRKAEQEALILNCADPTQVPAVTIQLPVYNELYVMERLLDNIAKITYPKDKLEIQVLDDSTDESLQQTALQIRRLQQSGLNIKHLTRTDRNGFKAGALKEGLKTASGEFIAIFDADFMPQPDWLLRTVPYFRDPEIGVVQTRWGHLNKDYSLLTRVQAFALDAHFTLEQVGRNSEGHFINFNGTAGIWRKSCILDAGNWQGDTLTEDLDLSYRAQLKQWKFKYLEDVETPAELPVVISAAKSQQFRWNKGGAENFQKMRSRLLNSPLVSPKTKIHGLLHLLNSTMFLNVLIVAILSIPILYIKNEYDHLKLYFFVMSFFVLSTLIFFICYWFTFKSIYGGGIKQFLRYTAMFFTFFSIAMGFSLHNSIAVLEGHLGKKSEFIRTPKFNIQNLKDPWKGNKYLKKKLSFPILLEGVLMLYFAFGMYSAFVVGDQGGDFGLFPFHLMLFLGFGFVFFNSIKTQA
- a CDS encoding SUMF1/EgtB/PvdO family nonheme iron enzyme, giving the protein MLKNYLSLILLFFVGVIQANNIQISNITLENPNTTEGWVQVEFDLSWENSWRLSAGPSNYDAAWVFIKYRVNSGDWAHAQLATTDFVAAAGSTIDITSDGVGAFIYRDSDGSGFLNLPDLRLRWNYGSIDPNDVIDIQVFAIEMVYVPEGQFSVGGTTGDEVNKFFEGGNSTQSFTITSENALAVANSAGSLYYAADNLNAGDQTGPIPAAFPKGFAAFYSMKYEITQGQWVDFFNTLTPSQKAALDVTGANGKNSDDEVARNTISWADGNTSASTSTPDVALNFYRASWHLSYLDWAGLRPLTELEFEKSCRGPIAPKPGEFAWGNANVANAAYTYINLGGANELISNPQQGVGNMIYSATNGTPSGPKRVGIVAASAQSKNREESGGSYYGIMELSGNVYERVVTVGLPEGRVFNGLHGDGVLDNSGAYNTANWPLEDGTGIGYRGASASNGANFTRVSDRFDGASVISNGNGRLGGRGGRTAE
- a CDS encoding T9SS type A sorting domain-containing protein; the encoded protein is MKSFKHTFFAVLLLVPAFAKAQFEGGPEDGSSKANLIGSQLDGDIASFAVLYQGSSGDGFDSQYVQTALGSSPFSSLYTGGVADGFSVSSSAAALGGSTLNGLYSGGNGDGHDKKAIQVFIAGQLATYFGGGEGDGASTFVASDFLITGMMTMLYEGGLGDGHAAELSAENFLSGLMLTLYQGGIGDGSASWSSETALTLDVAEALIQLDLVLYPNPASDLVLVEVPNNEPIIELRLYDAVGREVPIKIDDNNIIKVSSLADGLYLVHMTTAQGRVVKKLLVKK